In a single window of the Pseudochaenichthys georgianus chromosome 16, fPseGeo1.2, whole genome shotgun sequence genome:
- the LOC117460449 gene encoding prostaglandin reductase 3-like translates to MSTLLLVRNGRRAVSLTGVGRRGTDALSGVHPVARRSIIDLSYAAHFMDFQGSSIPSSMKKLVVNKLSPNFREAVSTQTVAIPTPGDAELLVRNRFAGVNASDINYTAGRYDPSVKPPFDAGFEGIGEVVGLGLSASSSYTVGDTVAYFGSGAFAEYTVVPAKESVPVPAVKPEFLTLLVSGATAYIALKRLGDLTKGETVLVTAAAGGTGQFAVQFAKQAGCHVIGTCSTNEKAGFLKSIGCDRPINYTQEDLAKTLRKEYPQGVDVVYESVGGSVLELAVNSLATKGRLIVIGFISGYQTASGIPHFKGGTLPVKLLQKSASIRGFFLPHFLSDYKEALGSMMKMIAKGKLVCEVDCGDMSEEGRFVGLESVFRAVDYMYAGKNLGKVVVEVVPPPVSNSKL, encoded by the exons ATGTCCACCCTGCTCCTCGTGAGGAACGGCAGAAGAGCGGTTTCGCTAACCGGCGTGGGTCGCAGAGGCACGGACGCACTTTCAGGAGTTCACCCGGTGGCGCGGCGCTCCATCATAGATCTGTCCTACGCCGCACACTTCATGGATTTTCAAGGATCCTCCATACCGAGCAGCATGAAAAAGCTGGTCGTAAACAAGCTAAGTCCTAATTTTAGAGAGGCCGTTTCTACGCAAACCGTCGCGATCCCGACACCCGGGGACGCGGAGTTGCTCGTCAGAAATCG TTTTGCTGGAGTGAACGCCTCTGATATTAATTACACAGCAGGCCGTTATGACCCCTCGGTGAAGCCCCCCTTCGATGCCGGTTTCGAGGGTATTGGTGAGGTTGTTGGCCTCGGCCTTAGCGCCAGCTCCAGTTACACCGTCGGGGACACCGTGGCCTACTTCGGCAGCGGTGCCTTTGCAGAGTACACGGTGGTGCCAGCCAAGGAGAGTGTTCCCGTCCCTGCGGTGAAGCCAGAGTTCCTCACCCTGCTGGTTAGCGGTGCCACGGCCTACATCGCCCTGAAACGCCTGGGCGACCTTACCAAAGGTGAGACGGTTCTAGTCACGGCGGCTGCAGGAGGAACTGGGCAGTTCGCCGTGCAGTTTGCCAAACAGGCCGGTTGCCATGTGATCGGGACGTGTTCAACCAACGAGAAAGCCGGCTTCCTGAAGTCCATCGGCTGCGACCGTCCGATCAACTACACCCAAGAAGACCTGGCGAAGACGCTGAGGAAAGAGTACCCACAAGGCGTAGACGTGGTGTACGAGTCCGTTGGAGGAAGCGTCTTAGAACTGGCAGTGAACAGTTTGGCCACCAAGGGCCGGCTCATAGTGATCGGCTTCATCTCGGGGTACCAGACGGCATCAGGGATCCCACACTTCAAAGGGGGAACGCTTCCAGTCAAGCTGCTCCAGAAGTCGGCCAGCATTCGGGGTTTCTTCCTGCCCCACTTCCTCAGCGACTACAAAGAGGCACTGGGTAGCATGATGAAGATGATTGCCAAGGGGAAGCTAGTGTGTGAGGTGGATTGTGGGGATATGTCGGAGGAAGGGAGGTTCGTTGGGTTGGAGTCGGTGTTCCGAGCCGTGGACTACATGTATGCGGGGAAAAACTTGGGCAAGGTTGTGGTGGAAGTGGTACCACCCCCTGTTAGCAATAGCAAGCTGTGA